A genomic window from Candidatus Kouleothrix ribensis includes:
- a CDS encoding alpha-glucosidase C-terminal domain-containing protein: MPDAERVRQYAALSLQRLWPRLEAHFAAQRTEQPDQWRVFEARLQREWGRLFELLFTLYASEYDFFYQLEQLLIATAASWLARPAWLKDRDMRREADPGWFQSQQMIGGVCYVDLFAGNLNGLRAKLPYFKELGLTYLHLMPLFAAPEGDSDGGYAVSSYRDVNPALGTIDELRELAHEFQQHGISLVLDFVFNHTSDEHAWARGAQAGDPEYRDYYFIFPDRNMPDAYERTLREIFPTVRRGSFTWRDDMRSWVWTTFNSFQWDLNYANPAVFRAMAGEMLFIANAGVEILRLDAVAFIWKRMGTSCENQPEAHTIIQAYNALARIAAPAMLFKSEAIVHPDDVLRYISPHECQISYNPLLMALIWESLATREVKLLTHSMHTRFKLPRGCAWVNYLRSHDDIGWTFDDGDAQRMGMNPYDHRRFLNSFYIGRFAGTFARGVPFQENPDTGDARVSGTLASLAGLEQALQAGNERLIDLAVRRIIMIHSIILSIGGIPLIYLGDEVAMLNDYTYANNPAKAGDSRWVHRHSTDWQRLEQRHDPATRMGWVFAELTRMIRLRKAQPALWDGEMEVIDSGSPHLFCYARYHGAQRLLIVANFSEQPQHLDGNQLRVYGPGYSFTDLVSGQAHTADKPLQLESYQCMWLAAQV, encoded by the coding sequence ATGCCAGACGCCGAGCGAGTGCGTCAGTACGCCGCGCTATCGCTGCAGCGCCTGTGGCCACGCCTCGAGGCGCATTTTGCGGCACAGCGCACCGAGCAGCCCGATCAGTGGCGGGTATTTGAGGCGCGGCTGCAACGCGAGTGGGGCCGGCTGTTCGAACTGCTGTTTACGCTGTACGCCAGCGAGTACGATTTCTTCTACCAGCTCGAGCAGCTGCTGATCGCGACAGCCGCAAGCTGGCTGGCGCGCCCGGCCTGGCTGAAAGATCGCGACATGCGGCGCGAGGCCGACCCCGGCTGGTTCCAGTCGCAGCAGATGATCGGCGGCGTTTGTTATGTCGACTTGTTTGCCGGCAATCTGAACGGCTTGCGCGCGAAGCTGCCGTACTTCAAGGAACTGGGGCTGACCTACCTACACCTGATGCCGCTATTTGCCGCGCCCGAGGGCGACAGCGACGGCGGCTACGCAGTCAGCAGCTACCGCGATGTCAACCCGGCGCTAGGCACGATCGACGAGCTACGCGAGCTGGCGCACGAGTTTCAGCAGCACGGCATCAGCCTGGTGCTCGACTTCGTGTTCAACCACACCTCCGACGAACATGCCTGGGCACGTGGCGCACAGGCTGGCGACCCCGAGTACCGCGACTACTACTTCATCTTCCCCGATCGCAACATGCCCGACGCATACGAGCGCACACTACGCGAGATCTTCCCGACGGTACGGCGCGGCAGCTTCACCTGGCGCGACGACATGCGCAGCTGGGTATGGACGACCTTCAACAGCTTTCAGTGGGATTTGAACTACGCCAACCCGGCGGTGTTTCGGGCTATGGCCGGCGAGATGCTGTTCATTGCGAATGCCGGTGTCGAGATCCTGCGGCTCGATGCAGTTGCGTTCATCTGGAAGCGCATGGGCACCAGCTGCGAGAATCAACCCGAGGCACACACAATCATCCAGGCCTACAACGCGCTGGCGCGAATCGCCGCGCCGGCCATGCTGTTCAAATCGGAAGCGATCGTACACCCCGACGATGTGCTGCGCTATATCAGCCCGCACGAATGCCAGATCTCGTACAACCCGCTGCTCATGGCGCTGATCTGGGAATCGCTGGCCACCCGCGAGGTCAAGCTCCTGACACATTCCATGCACACACGCTTCAAGCTGCCGCGCGGCTGCGCCTGGGTCAACTACCTGCGCTCGCACGACGACATCGGCTGGACGTTCGACGACGGCGATGCGCAGCGCATGGGCATGAACCCGTACGATCACCGTCGCTTCCTGAATAGCTTCTATATCGGGCGATTCGCGGGCACGTTCGCGCGTGGCGTGCCATTCCAGGAGAACCCCGACACCGGCGACGCGCGTGTTTCGGGCACACTAGCCTCGCTGGCCGGGCTCGAGCAAGCGCTGCAAGCGGGCAACGAGCGGCTGATCGACCTGGCGGTGCGCCGGATCATCATGATCCACAGCATCATCCTGAGCATTGGCGGCATTCCGCTGATCTACCTGGGCGACGAGGTGGCGATGCTCAACGACTACACCTATGCCAACAATCCGGCCAAGGCCGGCGATAGCCGCTGGGTTCACCGGCACAGCACCGACTGGCAGCGGCTCGAGCAGCGCCACGACCCGGCCACGCGCATGGGTTGGGTCTTCGCCGAGCTGACGCGCATGATCCGGCTACGGAAAGCGCAGCCTGCGCTCTGGGATGGCGAGATGGAGGTGATCGACAGCGGCAGCCCGCACCTGTTCTGCTATGCGCGCTACCACGGGGCACAGCGCCTGCTGATCGTGGCCAACTTCTCTGAGCAGCCACAGCATTTGGACGGCAACCAGCTGCGCGTGTATGGGCCGGGCTACAGCTTCACCGACCTAGTGTCGGGCCAGGCGCACACGGCCGACAAGCCGCTGCAGCTCGAGTCCTATCAGTGTATGTGGCTGGCGGCGCAGGTGTAG
- a CDS encoding forkhead-associated protein, with product MIARAAAHLHRISLRALSRLLALVLLAATASGCLEDSPPSAARPTRVPPTATPAAPAAPTRTPAVVQAAWTVLVYLDGDNDLEQEALDDFAEMASVGSNKSLNIVVQFDRISSAEDWDSRASGDWRGVKRFRVERNQKPTKANQLADLGEQNMGDPRTLADFAAWGIARYPARHYALIFWDHGAAWPGVANDDSSDGDLLTLPELSQALADVRVRTGVQKLDLIGFDACLMGQIDVLQAIAPFGQVAIGSADLEPGQGWAWNAWLSDLARAPGKDAVALAPSIITSFAAFYKQEDDPSVTLAAFDLARIDQMTSQLDTLAGALIAALPKSYKAIGQARAHAAEYASGDTDISAVDLGYLASSLASSGAGQPVTNAARALSQTLKQARIAQGHGADHPRSSDLSIYFPRKKKHYDATYVDSSPLTRSTRWDEFLQAFYQAGRSSSARSFVALAGPRQLQASPTAPLSLAATLNGADTAFVSYFVGQASATDPDLVRVLVSDYVYPPGAAPESAAPAWHDGDSVQLQWPASHWYLSNGTDAVIASLGSAGYGSNIYSVPGSYTARSTGRQFHVRIEFRVAQGHGTLMHVWAFGQGGGAHVRPHELQPRAGDTFTPEFRVYTGHTNDGADATIAGTPIVFGAAPLSVFEAAAPSGTYVVGLLVENAAGEVNDQYADVTVENPHGAAMPAIPAAPAAPPQAQTIVSL from the coding sequence ATGATCGCCCGAGCCGCCGCACACCTACACCGCATCTCGCTTCGCGCGCTCAGCCGGCTGCTGGCCCTGGTGCTGTTGGCCGCCACTGCCAGCGGCTGCCTGGAAGACTCGCCACCCAGCGCCGCCCGGCCCACGCGTGTGCCGCCGACGGCTACGCCGGCCGCGCCGGCCGCGCCGACCCGCACGCCGGCAGTGGTACAGGCCGCGTGGACCGTGCTGGTATACCTCGATGGCGACAACGACCTCGAGCAAGAGGCGCTCGACGACTTCGCCGAGATGGCCAGCGTTGGATCGAATAAGTCGCTCAACATCGTAGTGCAGTTCGACCGGATCTCCTCCGCCGAAGATTGGGACTCGCGCGCGAGCGGCGACTGGCGCGGCGTCAAGCGTTTCCGCGTCGAGCGCAACCAGAAGCCGACCAAGGCCAATCAGCTGGCCGATCTAGGCGAGCAGAACATGGGCGATCCGCGCACGCTGGCCGACTTTGCGGCCTGGGGCATCGCGCGCTACCCGGCGCGCCACTACGCGCTGATCTTCTGGGATCACGGCGCGGCGTGGCCCGGCGTGGCCAACGACGATAGCAGCGATGGCGACTTGCTCACCCTGCCCGAGCTGAGCCAGGCGCTGGCCGATGTACGTGTGCGCACGGGTGTGCAGAAGCTCGACCTGATCGGCTTCGATGCCTGCCTCATGGGTCAGATCGATGTGCTACAGGCGATTGCGCCGTTCGGCCAGGTGGCGATCGGTAGCGCCGACCTCGAGCCCGGCCAGGGCTGGGCCTGGAACGCCTGGCTGAGCGATCTCGCGCGCGCGCCTGGCAAGGATGCGGTGGCGCTGGCGCCGAGCATTATCACAAGCTTCGCGGCGTTCTATAAGCAAGAAGACGATCCGTCGGTCACGTTGGCGGCGTTCGATCTGGCCAGGATTGACCAGATGACCAGCCAGCTCGACACGCTGGCCGGCGCGCTGATCGCCGCGCTGCCCAAATCGTATAAGGCGATCGGCCAGGCGCGTGCCCATGCGGCCGAGTATGCCTCGGGCGATACCGATATCAGCGCGGTCGACCTGGGCTATCTGGCCAGCTCACTCGCCAGCTCCGGCGCCGGCCAGCCGGTGACGAACGCGGCCCGTGCGCTGAGCCAGACGCTCAAGCAGGCGCGGATCGCCCAGGGCCACGGCGCCGACCACCCCAGGTCGAGCGATCTGTCGATCTATTTTCCCCGCAAGAAGAAACACTACGACGCAACCTACGTCGATAGCTCGCCGCTCACTCGCTCGACACGCTGGGATGAGTTTCTGCAGGCGTTCTATCAGGCCGGCCGCAGCAGTTCGGCACGTTCGTTCGTGGCGCTGGCCGGCCCGCGCCAGCTCCAGGCCAGCCCCACCGCGCCGCTGAGCCTGGCCGCTACCCTTAATGGCGCCGACACTGCCTTCGTCTCGTATTTCGTCGGCCAGGCCTCTGCCACCGACCCCGACCTCGTGCGCGTGTTGGTGAGCGACTACGTCTACCCGCCCGGTGCGGCGCCCGAATCGGCCGCGCCGGCCTGGCACGACGGCGACAGTGTGCAGCTGCAATGGCCGGCTTCACACTGGTACCTGAGCAACGGCACCGACGCGGTGATCGCGTCGCTCGGCTCGGCTGGGTATGGCTCGAACATCTATAGCGTGCCGGGCAGCTACACCGCTCGCTCAACCGGCCGGCAGTTCCATGTGCGTATCGAGTTTCGTGTGGCCCAGGGCCACGGCACGCTGATGCACGTTTGGGCCTTCGGCCAGGGCGGTGGCGCACATGTGCGCCCGCACGAGCTACAGCCGCGCGCCGGCGATACCTTCACACCTGAGTTTCGCGTCTACACTGGGCACACTAACGACGGCGCGGACGCCACGATCGCCGGCACACCGATCGTATTTGGCGCTGCGCCGCTGAGTGTGTTCGAGGCCGCCGCGCCGAGCGGCACATACGTGGTAGGCCTGCTGGTCGAGAACGCTGCCGGCGAGGTGAACGACCAGTACGCCGATGTGACGGTCGAGAACCCGCACGGCGCGGCTATGCCGGCCATCCCGGCCGCGCCTGCGGCGCCCCCTCAGGCACAAACGATCGTTTCGCTCTAG
- a CDS encoding glycoside hydrolase family 13 protein: protein MADIHTPDWVKHAVFYQIFPDRFARSDKLVKPGNLEPWDSPPTIEGYKGGDLLGVAERLDYIQSLGVTAIYFTPIFQSASNHRYHTHDYYQVDPLLGGNAAFQTLLDACHRRGLKVVLDGVFNHASRGFFQFNDILENGPHSPWLDWFTIEGWPLSAYDGSRPANYVAWIGNRALPKLNTENPQVREFIMQVAEHWIRLGIDGWRLDVPFEIRTPGFWAEFRRRVKAINPEAYIVGEIWHESGEWLQGDQFDAVMNYLFTESAIAFAAGPRVLPGEVAGRSYHPTPALTGIGYANKIDWLLNLYPWEIQLAQLNLLDSHDTARLISIAGGDLASVRLATLLQMTFPGAPSIYYGDEIGLPGTNFDPDTRRAMPWDHPERWDAELLAYHKQLIAMRHAHPALRTGAYHRLYADEASYAFARVGAGEALLVAVNVADQPHSLVVPASGHFADGTSLVPAYGAAGARAEAGGVRLDLPARDGVVLRIAQ, encoded by the coding sequence ATGGCCGACATCCATACGCCCGACTGGGTCAAGCACGCGGTGTTCTACCAGATCTTCCCCGACCGCTTCGCCCGGAGCGATAAGCTGGTGAAGCCCGGCAACCTCGAGCCATGGGATAGCCCGCCGACGATCGAGGGCTACAAAGGCGGCGACCTGCTGGGTGTGGCCGAGCGGCTCGACTATATCCAGAGCCTGGGCGTGACTGCGATCTATTTCACGCCGATCTTCCAGAGCGCCTCGAACCACCGCTACCACACCCACGATTACTACCAGGTCGACCCGCTGCTCGGCGGCAACGCGGCCTTTCAGACCCTGCTCGATGCCTGCCATCGGCGTGGGCTGAAGGTGGTGCTCGACGGCGTGTTCAACCACGCCAGCCGCGGTTTCTTCCAGTTCAACGACATTCTCGAGAATGGCCCACACTCTCCCTGGCTCGATTGGTTTACAATCGAAGGCTGGCCGCTGAGCGCCTACGACGGCAGCCGGCCGGCCAACTACGTGGCCTGGATCGGCAACCGTGCGCTGCCCAAGCTCAATACCGAGAACCCGCAGGTGCGCGAGTTTATTATGCAGGTGGCCGAGCACTGGATTCGCCTGGGCATCGACGGATGGCGGCTCGATGTGCCGTTCGAGATCCGCACGCCGGGGTTCTGGGCCGAGTTCCGCCGGCGCGTCAAGGCGATCAACCCCGAGGCGTATATCGTCGGCGAGATCTGGCACGAGAGCGGCGAATGGCTACAGGGCGACCAGTTCGACGCGGTGATGAACTACCTGTTTACCGAGTCGGCGATTGCGTTTGCGGCCGGGCCGCGCGTGCTGCCTGGCGAGGTGGCCGGCCGTTCGTACCACCCGACCCCGGCGCTCACAGGCATTGGGTATGCCAATAAGATCGACTGGCTGCTGAACCTGTACCCCTGGGAGATCCAGCTCGCGCAGCTGAACCTGCTCGATAGCCACGACACCGCGCGGCTGATCAGCATTGCCGGCGGTGATCTCGCCAGTGTGCGGCTGGCCACGCTGCTCCAGATGACCTTCCCCGGCGCGCCGAGCATCTACTACGGTGATGAGATCGGCCTGCCCGGCACGAACTTCGACCCCGATACGCGCCGGGCTATGCCCTGGGATCACCCCGAGCGCTGGGATGCCGAGCTGCTGGCCTACCACAAACAGCTGATCGCTATGCGCCACGCCCACCCCGCGCTGCGCACTGGCGCCTACCATCGGCTGTACGCCGACGAGGCCAGCTACGCCTTCGCACGTGTTGGTGCCGGCGAGGCACTGCTGGTGGCCGTGAATGTGGCCGACCAACCCCACAGCCTTGTGGTGCCTGCCAGTGGGCATTTCGCCGACGGCACCAGCCTGGTGCCTGCCTATGGCGCGGCCGGCGCGCGCGCCGAGGCCGGCGGTGTGCGGCTCGATCTGCCCGCGCGCGACGGTGTGGTGTTGCGGATCGCACAGTAA